In Helicobacter bilis, a genomic segment contains:
- the nikA gene encoding nickel ABC transporter substrate-binding protein: MYRILLPFLLLCSFHYAFAENILRVAVSQNVGDMNPQGYNLNQLYAQNMIYEGLVKTDSKGNITPSLALSWEIKDSGKSYIFHLRKNVLFSNGEPFNAQAVVKNFQSILKNKARHSWSALVMTIDNVVALDDYAIKLTLKHPYIATLNELALVRPFRFIAPSMIPQDLDLAKNNPKKPIGTGPYMLTDTKVGISNTFSKNPHYWDKEKYNGIYYDTIITKIIIDPNAKLVALKTKQVDMIYGSDSIPIEIFHNIAETKQFQTFVSPPAFTTFLIVNPASKTLQDKNMREALALSIDKAKIIESVYYGYQKEAQFLFNQNLPFTKTKSYTPLTYNKDKAEKILTQMGYTKKSDGYLYKDNKKLQVQLHFIANNPTQKAIATIMQAQLKDIGIFLELIPNEITMYRKKQTQGQFELCFSQTWGVPYEPFTFINSMRHKGHADYMAQVALPKTDSINKDSIDKAIKTLIESPYDIYADSKKIDLNKAQENLTKQTQSFLDMLYSTQIYIPLTYDTNKVVARVGIKGIAPDVRAFEIPFWEFYE; encoded by the coding sequence ATGTATAGAATCTTATTGCCTTTTTTGTTGCTATGTAGTTTTCACTATGCTTTTGCTGAAAATATCTTGCGTGTAGCAGTATCGCAAAATGTCGGCGATATGAATCCACAGGGCTATAATCTCAATCAGCTTTACGCACAAAATATGATTTATGAAGGCTTAGTAAAGACTGATAGCAAGGGCAATATTACGCCCTCACTAGCACTCTCTTGGGAGATTAAAGATTCTGGAAAAAGCTATATTTTTCATTTAAGAAAAAATGTGTTATTTTCTAATGGAGAGCCTTTTAACGCACAGGCAGTTGTAAAAAACTTTCAATCGATTTTAAAGAATAAAGCAAGGCATTCATGGTCAGCCCTTGTTATGACAATAGATAATGTAGTAGCCCTTGATGACTATGCGATTAAGCTAACACTAAAACACCCCTATATTGCGACATTAAATGAACTAGCCCTTGTTCGCCCCTTTCGCTTTATTGCCCCAAGTATGATTCCACAAGATTTGGACTTAGCAAAAAATAATCCCAAAAAGCCCATTGGCACAGGTCCATATATGCTAACTGACACAAAAGTTGGCATAAGCAATACTTTTAGTAAAAATCCACACTATTGGGACAAAGAAAAATATAATGGAATCTATTATGATACTATCATTACAAAAATTATAATTGATCCAAACGCAAAGCTAGTAGCACTGAAAACTAAGCAAGTAGATATGATTTATGGCTCAGATTCTATACCTATTGAGATTTTTCATAATATCGCAGAAACAAAGCAGTTTCAAACCTTTGTTAGCCCCCCAGCATTTACCACATTTCTTATTGTAAATCCAGCAAGTAAAACCCTGCAAGACAAAAATATGCGAGAAGCCCTAGCCCTAAGCATAGATAAAGCAAAGATTATAGAATCTGTGTATTATGGCTATCAAAAAGAAGCACAATTTTTATTTAATCAAAATCTCCCCTTTACAAAGACAAAAAGCTACACGCCGCTAACCTATAATAAAGACAAAGCAGAAAAGATTCTAACACAAATGGGCTATACAAAAAAGAGTGATGGCTATCTATATAAAGACAATAAAAAACTACAAGTTCAACTTCACTTCATTGCTAATAACCCAACACAAAAAGCCATTGCCACCATTATGCAAGCACAATTAAAAGATATTGGAATCTTTTTAGAGTTAATCCCAAATGAAATAACAATGTATAGGAAAAAGCAAACACAAGGGCAGTTTGAGCTATGCTTTAGTCAAACATGGGGTGTGCCTTATGAGCCATTTACTTTTATTAACTCCATGAGACATAAGGGACATGCTGATTATATGGCACAAGTAGCCTTGCCTAAAACAGATTCTATAAATAAAGATTCTATTGATAAAGCGATTAAAACCCTTATTGAAAGTCCTTATGATATATACGCAGATTCTAAAAAAATAGATTTAAATAAAGCACAAGAAAATCTCACTAAACAAACGCAAAGCTTTCTTGATATGCTATATAGCACACAGATTTATATCCCACTCACTTATGATACAAATAAAGTTGTTGCGAGAGTGGGTATCAAAGGTATAGCCCCTGATGTAAGGGCATTTGAGATTCCATTCTGGGAGTTTTATGAATAA
- the nikC gene encoding nickel ABC transporter permease subunit NikC → MIIFLLLIALIAPFFLPYTPDAIDLDNRFSPISTEHFLGTDHLGRDIFTRLIFGARISLFSVGIILVCVMFLGISIGGIAGFFGGKIDKFIMRLCDLFLSLPTIVLSLFLVGILGAGLENVMLAIALTHWAWYARIIRSIVLGLKHREFVLLSQVYGASNWQIFKRNMLTPILTQCFVLATMDIGHIMLHIAGLSFLGLGVQPPQAEWGVMLSDSKDYVFSNPELLLYPGLALFIAVALFNMLGDSLRDYFDCDSNIIH, encoded by the coding sequence ATGATTATTTTCTTACTACTTATTGCACTCATTGCGCCATTTTTTTTGCCTTATACCCCCGATGCGATTGATTTAGATAATAGATTCTCACCTATTAGCACAGAGCATTTTCTGGGGACAGATCATCTTGGCAGGGATATTTTCACGCGTTTAATATTTGGGGCTAGAATCTCACTTTTTTCTGTGGGGATAATCTTAGTATGCGTTATGTTTTTGGGGATAAGTATCGGTGGTATTGCTGGATTTTTTGGCGGGAAAATCGATAAGTTTATCATGCGTCTATGCGATTTATTTTTAAGTTTGCCCACCATTGTATTATCACTCTTTTTAGTTGGCATATTAGGGGCTGGATTAGAAAATGTAATGCTAGCTATTGCCTTAACGCATTGGGCTTGGTATGCAAGGATTATCCGCAGTATTGTGCTAGGATTAAAACACCGCGAGTTTGTGCTACTCTCACAAGTCTATGGTGCGAGTAATTGGCAGATTTTTAAACGCAATATGCTGACGCCAATCCTTACACAATGCTTTGTGCTTGCGACTATGGATATAGGGCATATCATGCTGCATATTGCTGGGCTATCTTTTCTTGGGCTTGGCGTGCAGCCACCACAGGCAGAATGGGGGGTTATGCTAAGTGATTCTAAAGATTATGTATTTAGCAATCCGGAGTTATTGCTTTATCCGGGATTAGCCCTATTTATAGCAGTTGCTTTGTTTAATATGCTAGGTGATAGCTTACGAGATTATTTTGATTGTGATTCAAATATTATCCATTAA
- a CDS encoding type II toxin-antitoxin system YafQ family toxin, giving the protein MLKLKIENSFKRDVKIAYKQGLKQDEIEPIIHKLLSQELLEPKYKDHKLQGDLKDFRECHIKPDLLLIYQVKQDSLHLVRIGSHSHLFK; this is encoded by the coding sequence ATGCTGAAATTAAAAATTGAAAATAGTTTTAAAAGAGATGTAAAGATTGCATACAAGCAAGGGTTAAAACAAGATGAGATAGAACCAATCATACACAAGCTACTATCACAAGAATTGTTAGAACCAAAGTATAAAGACCATAAATTACAAGGCGATTTAAAAGACTTTAGAGAATGTCATATAAAGCCTGATTTATTGTTAATATATCAAGTAAAACAAGATAGTTTGCATTTGGTAAGAATAGGTAGTCATAGTCATTTATTTAAATAA
- a CDS encoding CDP-glycerol glycerophosphotransferase family protein encodes MKILYKFILLLCLMPCSLFAYLDPGTGSLLLSSAIALFASAIFFFKSIFYKVISLTTGGGGVKLKKGKQENHKLVFYSEGKQYHNVFKPILTYLDSISYPYTYLTSSKEDFELYAKDLDSKRDSIQKLESTTACHTEPLGEVSHIETKKDISHLRTQYDKNLDSSDTNKHTTQNHNPNAQFEYIGSSDSPKAISRLNSLRADIVMMSTPQLDILQIKRSKGVKHYSHIIHSLPHVDIYEVFALDYFDSVFTNSIIHTDFIHEVERIRNLKTKEVIITGCTYLDILQEKLQDYKGLDDEKKIHFFPKTDTKTTMLLAPSWGREALLSKYGMKLIQPFIDSNFNLIIRPHPQSYNSEKELLDSLQAQTKDCSNIVWDNNRDNIYALHRADMMIGDFSGVIFDFVCLFEKPVLTPTFDFNIVGYDLEDIYETPWVKDALTKIGKSIEPSEFDRLPSVIESLLQDKEGYDKLKENIREMKALLWEYQGVGGIKTAQEILRIEKEILESRLQDKLELHNEINVINRVLENVASGMCGDSHIILQDKEDSIQNLDSKNHTLNPAAHTNTAEGFLDNFKGCADLSARSYLKGSAQARKSNSLESAKKTTQNLDSKKDIAKDNV; translated from the coding sequence ATGAAGATTCTATATAAATTTATCTTGCTTTTATGCCTTATGCCTTGTAGTTTGTTTGCCTATCTTGATCCGGGTACTGGCTCTTTATTACTCTCATCAGCTATTGCCCTTTTTGCTTCAGCAATATTTTTCTTCAAAAGTATTTTTTATAAAGTTATTTCTTTAACGACTGGGGGGGGGGGGGTAAAGCTTAAAAAAGGTAAGCAAGAAAATCATAAACTTGTCTTTTATAGTGAGGGCAAGCAATATCATAATGTTTTTAAGCCTATATTAACTTATCTCGATTCCATCTCTTATCCTTATACCTATCTTACTTCATCAAAAGAGGATTTTGAACTATACGCAAAAGATTTAGATTCTAAAAGAGATTCTATACAGAAGTTAGAATCTACAACCGCTTGTCATACTGAGCCTTTGGGCGAAGTATCTCATATAGAAACTAAAAAAGATATTTCGCACTTACGCACCCAATATGATAAAAACCTAGATTCTAGCGACACAAACAAACACACAACGCAAAACCACAACCCCAACGCGCAATTTGAATACATCGGTAGTAGCGATAGTCCTAAAGCTATCTCTCGTCTTAATAGCCTTAGGGCTGATATTGTAATGATGAGCACACCACAGCTTGATATACTCCAAATCAAGCGAAGCAAAGGCGTGAAGCATTATAGCCATATTATCCACTCACTCCCGCACGTAGATATTTATGAGGTATTTGCCCTTGATTACTTTGATAGCGTTTTTACAAACTCAATCATACATACAGATTTTATCCACGAAGTAGAAAGGATAAGAAATCTCAAAACAAAAGAAGTCATCATCACCGGCTGCACTTATCTTGATATTTTACAAGAAAAGTTGCAAGATTATAAAGGGCTAGATGATGAGAAAAAGATACACTTTTTTCCAAAGACAGATACAAAGACTACTATGCTTTTAGCACCATCTTGGGGGAGAGAGGCTTTGCTTAGCAAATATGGTATGAAGCTTATTCAACCTTTTATAGATTCTAATTTTAATCTTATTATCCGTCCCCACCCACAAAGCTATAATTCCGAAAAGGAATTGCTAGATTCATTGCAAGCCCAAACCAAAGATTGCAGCAATATCGTATGGGATAATAATAGGGATAATATCTATGCCCTGCATCGTGCAGATATGATGATAGGGGATTTCTCTGGTGTGATATTTGACTTTGTATGTTTGTTTGAAAAGCCTGTGCTAACGCCTACATTTGATTTTAATATTGTGGGTTATGATTTAGAAGATATTTATGAAACACCTTGGGTGAAAGATGCTCTAACTAAGATAGGCAAAAGCATTGAACCAAGTGAGTTTGATAGATTACCAAGCGTTATAGAATCTTTACTGCAGGATAAAGAGGGCTATGACAAGTTAAAAGAAAATATTAGAGAGATGAAAGCACTTCTTTGGGAGTATCAAGGTGTGGGTGGCATCAAAACCGCACAAGAGATTTTAAGAATAGAAAAAGAGATTCTAGAATCTAGACTGCAAGATAAACTAGAGCTGCATAATGAGATAAATGTGATTAATAGAGTATTAGAGAATGTAGCAAGTGGTATGTGTGGAGATTCTCATATTATTTTGCAGGATAAAGAAGATTCTATACAGAATCTAGATTCTAAGAATCACACTCTAAACCCCGCAGCCCACACAAATACTGCGGAAGGATTTTTAGATAATTTCAAGGGTTGTGCAGATTTGAGTGCGAGAAGCTACCTTAAGGGTAGTGCCCAAGCACGAAAATCAAACTCCCTTGAAAGTGCAAAAAAGACAACGCAGAATCTAGATTCTAAAAAAGACATTGCAAAGGATAATGTATGA
- a CDS encoding ABC transporter permease subunit, with protein MIIPILFLASFIIFYLLRLNSTDPVAQYLINSNLPSTPEVIAEIRHEFGLDKPILEQYLLWLQKAVSLDFGKSYMSDRDVWSDFLYYLPNTLLLALFAFLLTILVSVPFGIIAAYYRDKIPDFLIRFICFIGVCMPNFWFAFLLIMLFSLTLGWLPALGVDGLHSFILPAISIAFMSICVNIRLIRANMLEVSKERHILYAYLRGLKKGHVTIKHVFYNATLPIITALGMHFGELIGGALIIESIFAIPGIGYYSLQGIANHDYPIIQCFVLIMCLVFSLCNLIIDICYAALDPRIRKNMEGSHVL; from the coding sequence ATGATTATTCCTATACTTTTTCTTGCATCATTTATTATTTTCTATCTTTTAAGATTGAATAGTACTGATCCAGTAGCACAATATCTTATAAACTCAAATCTGCCCTCAACACCTGAAGTAATAGCAGAGATCCGCCATGAGTTTGGCTTAGATAAGCCTATACTAGAGCAGTATCTCTTATGGCTACAAAAGGCAGTTTCACTTGATTTTGGTAAGTCATATATGAGTGATAGAGATGTATGGAGTGATTTTTTATATTATTTGCCCAATACGCTTTTACTCGCACTCTTTGCGTTTTTACTTACGATTTTAGTATCTGTGCCTTTTGGGATAATCGCTGCATATTATAGGGATAAAATCCCTGATTTTCTCATTCGCTTTATTTGCTTTATTGGCGTTTGTATGCCGAATTTTTGGTTTGCATTTTTGCTTATTATGCTTTTTTCTCTCACGCTTGGTTGGCTACCAGCCCTTGGTGTAGATGGACTTCATTCATTCATTTTACCTGCTATAAGCATTGCTTTCATGTCAATATGTGTGAATATACGCCTTATCCGTGCAAATATGCTTGAAGTCTCAAAAGAGAGACATATACTTTATGCGTATTTGCGTGGATTAAAAAAGGGACATGTAACAATCAAGCATGTTTTCTACAATGCGACTCTGCCTATTATCACCGCACTTGGCATGCACTTTGGCGAACTCATCGGTGGGGCTCTCATTATAGAAAGCATTTTTGCGATTCCGGGCATTGGCTATTATAGTTTGCAAGGCATTGCAAATCATGATTATCCTATTATTCAATGCTTTGTGCTTATTATGTGCCTTGTGTTTTCTTTGTGTAATCTCATTATTGATATATGTTATGCAGCCCTTGATCCACGCATAAGAAAGAATATGGAAGGCTCTCATGTATTATAA
- a CDS encoding transcriptional regulator — MATSKEYKDYVLERLCEYMASLSEDSKGGVESYTFSARKMFGEYCVYIQDSKSMQKPKALFLLCDECVFVKQYICLESLLEHCQKAKPYPGAKEWYMIDIDSKELLQEIITTLAPILCAKDSKA; from the coding sequence ATGGCAACTTCAAAAGAGTATAAAGACTATGTGCTAGAGCGTTTATGCGAGTATATGGCTAGTTTAAGCGAAGATTCTAAAGGCGGAGTAGAATCTTACACTTTTAGTGCGAGAAAAATGTTTGGGGAATACTGCGTGTATATACAAGATTCTAAATCTATGCAAAAGCCCAAAGCACTTTTCCTGCTTTGTGATGAGTGTGTATTTGTAAAGCAATATATATGTTTAGAATCTCTTTTAGAGCATTGCCAAAAAGCAAAACCCTATCCGGGTGCAAAGGAATGGTATATGATTGATATTGATTCTAAGGAATTGTTGCAAGAGATTATCACAACTCTTGCCCCGATTTTATGTGCTAAAGATTCTAAAGCATAG
- a CDS encoding coiled-coil domain-containing protein, with product MKVENIAKTYNTLTKYIRDTIFCNNGENRIMYKVKNKFYFISEKDNTCKCVCEVDSSFLECMDTDLKENVIFSYCSHSDYDIEKQLEKLQENKEKHVFAIFDSIVAEIDRQDLLESSFFNFCIHQIEKENNIVYSESETDSSIDTNMQETQETDTESTETDFNAENTESSIKDNETQLDNEMLEKQIQAEQDRQRLKSFNEYKEFMELTDKIENVNHIIKQLQNYLTRLENGEYYKKEIKERTDELNFRKKVVKRAKRENAQKQTEKSKEILEYWKEQLKIEKKSIKGWTSKEAMQEYIKNEIQSTQKHLMQYKHKKQNCIERMQELSCNKAAMNYMLEILRTKTPLRHTFAPLPLYTERLKEQGYKEYELRNTTIYFSEKENSEYVIIDNCLNIECFDFNGIEIILEGNEKVDINLLENIKEYMRKNIIDIDKAEFEANTENKYINEMQSIIKEANITDKDTIEKLMCLKDDISRHVKKKSLLVFSMKDISLSHKQHKSFADYKHINSFNSVIEKRVIKAIIAKERSPPLHRRA from the coding sequence ATGAAAGTAGAAAACATTGCAAAGACTTATAACACATTGACAAAGTATATAAGAGACACAATTTTTTGCAACAATGGAGAAAATAGGATAATGTATAAAGTAAAAAACAAATTTTATTTTATAAGCGAAAAAGACAATACTTGCAAATGTGTTTGTGAAGTAGATTCTAGCTTTTTAGAATGTATGGATACAGACTTAAAAGAAAATGTTATTTTTTCTTATTGTAGTCATAGTGATTATGATATAGAAAAACAATTAGAAAAACTACAAGAAAATAAAGAGAAACATGTATTTGCAATATTTGATTCTATCGTAGCAGAGATAGACAGACAAGACTTATTAGAAAGTAGCTTTTTTAATTTTTGCATTCATCAAATTGAAAAAGAAAATAATATTGTTTATAGTGAAAGTGAAACAGATTCTAGCATAGATACAAATATGCAAGAAACACAAGAAACAGACACAGAGTCAACAGAAACAGACTTTAATGCAGAAAACACAGAATCTAGCATTAAAGACAATGAAACACAATTAGATAATGAAATGCTAGAAAAACAAATACAAGCGGAGCAAGACAGACAAAGGCTTAAAAGTTTTAATGAGTATAAAGAGTTTATGGAATTAACAGATAAAATAGAGAATGTTAATCATATAATAAAACAACTACAAAATTATCTCACAAGGCTTGAAAATGGAGAGTATTACAAAAAGGAAATTAAAGAAAGAACAGATGAGCTAAATTTTAGAAAAAAAGTAGTCAAAAGGGCTAAAAGAGAAAACGCACAAAAGCAAACAGAAAAATCAAAAGAGATACTAGAATATTGGAAAGAACAACTAAAAATTGAAAAAAAGTCAATAAAAGGTTGGACTAGCAAGGAAGCAATGCAAGAGTATATTAAAAATGAGATACAAAGCACACAAAAACATTTAATGCAGTATAAGCATAAAAAGCAAAATTGTATAGAAAGAATGCAAGAATTATCATGCAATAAAGCAGCAATGAATTATATGCTTGAAATTCTAAGGACAAAAACACCATTAAGGCATACATTTGCACCATTACCATTATACACAGAAAGGCTAAAAGAACAAGGCTATAAAGAATATGAGCTAAGAAACACCACCATATATTTTAGCGAAAAAGAAAATAGCGAATATGTAATAATAGATAATTGCTTAAATATAGAATGTTTTGATTTTAATGGCATAGAAATAATATTAGAGGGCAATGAAAAAGTAGATATAAACTTGCTTGAAAATATTAAAGAATATATGCGTAAAAATATCATAGACATAGATAAAGCAGAGTTTGAAGCAAACACAGAAAACAAATATATAAACGAAATGCAATCTATTATCAAAGAAGCTAATATCACAGATAAAGACACAATAGAAAAGCTTATGTGCTTAAAAGATGATATAAGCAGACATGTTAAAAAGAAATCATTGCTAGTTTTTAGCATGAAAGATATATCTTTATCACATAAACAGCATAAAAGCTTTGCAGATTACAAGCATATAAATAGCTTTAATAGTGTAATTGAAAAAAGGGTTATAAAAGCAATCATTGCAAAGGAGAGAAGCCCACCATTGCATAGGAGGGCGTAG
- a CDS encoding TrbG/VirB9 family P-type conjugative transfer protein, which yields MTSTIIMESKIVGYILGDSIGFEVKELPHMENALSIRPKLIGIDTNLTIFTQDKRIYNLYVFSTDYKSKNPLNLIVNIQTPYTKEEKEQLELEKNKTIQLLKKGAKRVGN from the coding sequence ATGACTTCAACAATCATTATGGAATCTAAGATTGTGGGCTATATACTTGGAGATAGCATAGGCTTTGAAGTCAAAGAATTACCGCACATGGAAAACGCATTATCTATACGACCAAAACTCATAGGCATAGATACAAACCTTACTATTTTTACACAAGATAAAAGGATTTATAACCTTTATGTATTCAGCACAGACTACAAGAGTAAAAATCCACTAAATCTTATTGTAAATATTCAAACACCTTATACTAAAGAGGAAAAAGAACAGTTAGAACTAGAAAAAAATAAAACTATACAGCTTTTAAAGAAAGGGGCTAAAAGGGTTGGCAATTAA
- a CDS encoding MarR family winged helix-turn-helix transcriptional regulator, with product MPQCDIYNCIGFLATGLREYLSREFDKRVLPLGLSHKKAGILWVCYDEPHTQISLCSFIQSDKNYVRLHIDELESAKLVKRKQNPNNRRENLITLTQKGRECAKQTYQMMLDVHTDLLSPCLSTDEISTLQALLRKAFTGLESQIQKEQK from the coding sequence ATGCCACAATGTGATATTTACAACTGCATTGGCTTCCTTGCCACAGGACTTAGAGAGTATCTCTCTAGGGAGTTTGATAAGCGAGTTTTACCACTTGGGCTAAGCCACAAAAAGGCTGGGATTCTATGGGTGTGCTATGATGAGCCACACACGCAAATAAGCCTATGTAGCTTTATCCAAAGCGATAAAAACTATGTGCGTTTGCATATTGATGAGCTAGAATCTGCCAAGCTTGTAAAACGCAAACAAAACCCAAACAATCGCCGTGAGAATCTCATCACACTTACACAAAAAGGCAGGGAATGTGCCAAGCAAACCTACCAAATGATGCTAGATGTGCATACAGATTTGCTATCCCCTTGCCTTAGCACAGATGAGATTAGCACGCTTCAAGCCCTACTACGCAAGGCTTTCACAGGATTAGAATCACAAATACAAAAGGAGCAAAAATAA
- a CDS encoding AAA family ATPase yields MVIAIANEKGGSGKTTLSVNLAIKLAQEGDEVLLIDSDPQRSTEAFIDIRTNAEHEFLFNSLQRTGYGLTKEIKNLEKKYDCIVIDTGGRDSKEMRQALVVADIIIVPTIPSQYDVAVLDRMITICDEISVMNPHAKTLILINKASPNPFLINKVKDLQIYISEKDLDNLKLMSSVIYEREAYRNATGLGLGITELCNESERAYSDFIKFYDELLCEIKAMSMSEQIS; encoded by the coding sequence ATGGTTATTGCAATAGCAAATGAAAAAGGTGGCAGTGGTAAAACTACTTTAAGTGTGAATCTTGCTATTAAATTAGCACAAGAGGGCGATGAAGTGTTGCTTATAGATTCAGACCCACAAAGAAGCACAGAAGCTTTTATAGATATAAGGACAAATGCAGAGCATGAGTTTTTATTTAATTCATTGCAGAGAACAGGATATGGATTAACAAAAGAGATTAAGAATCTAGAGAAAAAATATGATTGTATTGTTATTGATACAGGTGGTAGAGATTCTAAAGAGATGAGACAAGCTTTAGTTGTTGCAGACATTATTATTGTGCCAACAATACCAAGTCAATATGATGTTGCAGTGCTTGATAGAATGATAACAATATGTGATGAAATTAGTGTTATGAATCCACATGCAAAAACATTAATATTGATTAATAAAGCTAGTCCCAATCCATTTTTGATAAATAAAGTTAAAGACTTGCAAATATACATAAGCGAAAAAGATTTAGATAATCTCAAACTTATGAGTAGTGTTATCTATGAAAGGGAGGCATATAGAAATGCAACAGGTTTAGGTTTAGGCATTACAGAGCTTTGTAATGAGAGTGAAAGAGCATATAGTGATTTCATTAAGTTTTATGATGAGTTATTATGTGAGATTAAGGCAATGAGTATGAGCGAACAAATAAGTTAG
- a CDS encoding ATP-binding cassette domain-containing protein — translation MTLTLKHLTLMCNNKILLNDVNLSIKAGQTTILFGKSGSSKTLTTLAMQGLLPKNIKQVSGELLLNDTPINPQTSRAKVFASIMQNPRSCFNPLYSLHTHIKESANALKIHWDMKTIESMLHEVGLQKEVLKLYPFEMSGGMLQRAMIALALLTKAPFLIADEPTTDLDIIVQYRILKLLKHLQKTYKLGILLITHDLDVAKKMGDSFYCLTHGEMLLNKRV, via the coding sequence ATGACATTAACGCTTAAACATCTCACTTTAATGTGTAATAACAAGATTCTATTAAATGATGTGAATCTTAGTATAAAAGCAGGACAAACGACTATACTATTTGGTAAAAGTGGCAGCAGCAAAACGCTTACAACCCTTGCTATGCAGGGCTTACTCCCAAAGAATATAAAGCAGGTAAGCGGTGAGCTATTACTCAATGATACACCTATAAATCCGCAGACTTCACGCGCAAAAGTCTTTGCAAGCATTATGCAAAATCCCCGCTCTTGCTTTAATCCACTCTATTCACTCCATACGCATATAAAAGAGAGTGCAAACGCTCTAAAAATACATTGGGATATGAAAACTATAGAATCTATGCTACATGAAGTCGGCTTACAAAAAGAAGTCTTAAAACTCTATCCATTTGAGATGAGTGGGGGAATGTTGCAAAGAGCCATGATAGCCCTTGCCCTGCTTACAAAAGCCCCTTTTTTAATCGCCGATGAACCCACAACAGACCTTGATATTATCGTGCAGTATAGAATCTTAAAACTTCTAAAACACTTGCAAAAAACCTATAAACTAGGCATTTTGCTTATCACACATGACCTAGATGTCGCAAAGAAAATGGGGGATAGCTTTTACTGCCTTACGCATGGTGAAATGCTACTTAACAAAAGAGTATAG
- a CDS encoding YceI family protein codes for MKKFVLMALSLSFLSLCFAYSKDFTLSPQSHIGFEVKKFGVKTIKGHFRDFSGKLTLTDKAITALSGEVRIESIFTDSTKRDEHLQEEDFLDSAKFPESKFILQSYEP; via the coding sequence ATGAAAAAGTTCGTTTTAATGGCATTAAGCCTTAGTTTTTTAAGTCTATGTTTTGCATACAGCAAGGATTTTACACTTAGTCCCCAAAGCCACATCGGCTTTGAAGTCAAAAAGTTTGGTGTCAAAACAATCAAAGGGCATTTCAGGGATTTTAGCGGCAAACTCACGCTTACAGACAAAGCTATCACCGCACTTAGCGGAGAAGTGAGAATAGAATCTATCTTTACAGATAGCACCAAACGCGATGAGCATTTGCAAGAAGAGGACTTTCTAGATTCTGCGAAGTTCCCAGAAAGTAAGTTTATCCTGCAATCTTATGAGCCTTGA